In bacterium, a single window of DNA contains:
- a CDS encoding DUF5063 domain-containing protein, whose product MPEMTELIPTINEIVKYGLQPNLTESHKEKLLEKNLVKIYDLYFDIEYKFDEAKFPNFDNSQFPEIRQNVASNFKDFGFYKTVLDINDIDNLKDNAIGDAIDDLSDIILDLLEIKWRIENNSLADGLWFFELIFYSHTQKHILDLLNYMKQKNG is encoded by the coding sequence ATGCCCGAAATGACAGAATTAATTCCGACAATAAACGAAATCGTTAAGTATGGACTTCAACCTAACTTGACAGAGTCTCACAAAGAAAAATTGCTGGAAAAAAATCTCGTAAAAATTTACGATCTATATTTTGACATAGAATACAAATTTGACGAAGCAAAATTTCCTAACTTTGACAATTCGCAATTTCCAGAAATCAGACAAAATGTTGCATCTAATTTCAAGGATTTCGGATTCTACAAAACCGTTCTTGATATCAACGACATTGATAACTTAAAGGACAACGCGATTGGTGATGCAATTGATGATCTTTCTGATATTATCCTCGATCTTTTAGAAATTAAATGGCGAATTGAAAACAACAGTTTAGCAGATGGGCTTTGGTTTTTTGAACTTATATTTTACAGCCATACACAAAAACACATCCTCGACTTGTTGAACTATATGAAACAGAAGAATGGATAG
- a CDS encoding DUF1801 domain-containing protein, with protein sequence MNVQAQIKKYITGQPEPKRSDMQALHRIIMQIMPACKLWFLDGKNSDNKTVSNPNIGYGLYTIKYADGKTREFYQIGMSANTTGISVYILGIKDRTYLAKTYGKKLGKASVSGYCIKFKALKDMNIDVLEAAIRYGIKATK encoded by the coding sequence ATGAACGTACAAGCTCAAATCAAAAAATATATTACCGGCCAGCCGGAACCAAAACGTAGCGACATGCAGGCATTGCATCGCATCATCATGCAAATAATGCCGGCATGTAAATTATGGTTCCTCGATGGTAAAAACAGTGACAATAAAACTGTTTCTAATCCGAATATTGGATATGGATTGTACACGATAAAATATGCTGATGGAAAAACCCGGGAGTTTTATCAAATCGGTATGAGCGCTAACACAACCGGAATCTCGGTCTATATCCTCGGTATTAAAGACAGAACCTACTTGGCCAAGACATATGGAAAAAAACTTGGCAAGGCGAGCGTGAGCGGGTATTGCATCAAGTTCAAAGCGTTAAAAGACATGAACATCGATGTACTTGAAGCGGCCATACGATACGGAATTAAGGCAACAAAATAA